Proteins from one Nitrobacteraceae bacterium AZCC 2146 genomic window:
- a CDS encoding hypothetical protein (product_source=Hypo-rule applied) — protein MTWPAGYKTTVNESETITAAQAIVGLSIVGRGTVSCLIERS, from the coding sequence ATGACATGGCCGGCAGGCTACAAGACGACCGTTAACGAATCGGAAACCATAACGGCCGCACAAGCAATCGTGGGTCTTTCCATCGTCGGTCGCGGGACCGTTTCGTGCCTCATCGAACGGAGCTGA
- a CDS encoding cell division transport system ATP-binding protein (product_source=KO:K09812; cath_funfam=3.40.50.300; cog=COG2884; ko=KO:K09812; pfam=PF00005; smart=SM00382; superfamily=52540; tigrfam=TIGR02673), with the protein MVRFENVGLRYGLGPEILRDLSFQIPAHSFQFLTGPSGAGKTSLLRLLFLSLRPTRGLVNLFGNDISLLGKDEIANLRKQIGIVLQDFRLLDHMTTYENVALPFRVMGRDESSYRREVIDLLKWVGLGERMDALPPILSGGEKQRAAIARAVIARPLLLLADEPTGNVDPTLGRRLLRLFIELNKSGTAVIIATHDITLMDQYDARRMVLHQGRLHIYE; encoded by the coding sequence GTGGTCCGGTTCGAAAATGTCGGCCTGCGCTACGGGCTTGGCCCGGAGATTCTGCGCGACCTTAGTTTCCAGATCCCGGCGCATTCGTTCCAGTTCCTCACCGGTCCGTCCGGCGCGGGCAAGACCTCGCTGCTGCGCCTTTTGTTCCTGTCGCTGCGGCCGACCCGCGGACTGGTCAACCTGTTCGGCAACGACATCTCGCTGCTCGGCAAGGACGAGATCGCCAACCTGCGCAAGCAGATCGGCATCGTGCTGCAGGATTTCCGCCTGCTCGACCACATGACCACCTATGAGAATGTCGCGCTGCCGTTCCGGGTGATGGGCCGCGATGAATCCAGCTATCGCCGCGAGGTCATCGATCTCCTGAAATGGGTCGGGCTCGGCGAGCGCATGGATGCGCTGCCGCCGATCCTGTCGGGCGGCGAAAAACAACGCGCCGCCATCGCCCGTGCGGTGATCGCGCGGCCGCTGTTGCTATTGGCCGACGAGCCGACCGGCAACGTCGATCCGACGCTGGGCCGGCGGCTGTTGCGGCTGTTCATCGAGCTCAACAAGTCCGGCACCGCGGTGATCATCGCGACCCATGACATCACGCTGATGGACCAATACGACGCGCGGCGCATGGTGCTGCACCAGGGACGGCTGCATATCTATGAGTAG